In a genomic window of Lacrimispora sp. BS-2:
- a CDS encoding M18 family aminopeptidase has product MNHIKQLETLIAASVSPYHCIMAAADQLLSAGFKELSLAEPWELKQGGSYYINAFDSTLIAFSVGEELGEIPAFKLAASHTDWPCLKVKPSPEVTSLEYGKLNVEVYGGPLLGTWFDRPLSMAGKVCVAGASPMKPETIFVDFSRPLLTVPNLAIHMNRDANDGVAINAQIDMLPLITRITDELSREDFFLEALAKEAGVKKEDILDYEICIYSWEQGTLLGLQNEFYSSPRLDNLTSVQACLSGIMAGPCKNGIHAIALYDNEEIGSHTKQGAASALMERILEKICLSLGYSRETFLNVLFCGFLLSLDVAHAIHPNHGEKCDIKNQILMGDGVAIKLASSQAYATDASSTGVIEGICRKNNIPYKKFSNRSDVKGGSTLGSISSALLTMRTVDAGVPILAMHSAREVMGAKDQEALVKLAEAFFQA; this is encoded by the coding sequence ATGAATCATATCAAGCAGTTAGAAACACTGATCGCCGCATCAGTTTCTCCATACCACTGCATCATGGCGGCAGCGGACCAGCTTTTATCCGCAGGCTTTAAGGAACTGTCTCTGGCTGAGCCCTGGGAGTTAAAGCAGGGCGGGTCATACTACATAAATGCTTTTGACTCCACCCTGATCGCATTTTCCGTTGGGGAAGAGTTGGGCGAAATACCGGCCTTTAAACTGGCTGCCTCCCATACGGACTGGCCATGCCTGAAGGTAAAACCCTCCCCTGAGGTCACTTCCCTGGAATACGGAAAGCTTAACGTAGAAGTATACGGAGGCCCTCTTTTAGGAACCTGGTTTGACCGCCCCTTATCCATGGCAGGCAAGGTCTGTGTAGCCGGAGCATCTCCCATGAAGCCTGAAACCATATTTGTGGACTTTTCACGCCCCCTCCTTACGGTCCCGAACCTGGCCATCCATATGAACCGGGATGCCAACGACGGAGTTGCCATCAATGCGCAGATAGACATGCTTCCCCTCATTACCCGGATCACGGATGAGTTAAGCAGGGAAGACTTTTTCCTGGAAGCCCTGGCAAAAGAGGCAGGCGTGAAAAAAGAAGATATTCTGGATTATGAAATCTGCATCTATAGCTGGGAGCAGGGAACCCTGTTAGGCTTACAGAATGAATTTTACTCTTCTCCCCGTCTGGATAACTTAACCTCCGTGCAGGCCTGCTTAAGCGGAATCATGGCCGGTCCGTGCAAAAACGGAATTCATGCCATCGCCTTATACGACAATGAGGAAATCGGAAGCCATACCAAGCAGGGAGCTGCTTCTGCCCTGATGGAGCGCATTCTTGAAAAGATCTGCTTATCTCTGGGATATTCCAGGGAAACTTTCTTAAATGTTCTGTTTTGCGGATTTTTGCTGTCCCTGGATGTGGCCCATGCCATTCACCCCAACCACGGGGAAAAATGTGATATCAAGAACCAGATCCTCATGGGAGACGGGGTCGCCATTAAGCTGGCATCCAGCCAGGCCTATGCCACCGACGCTTCCAGCACCGGAGTCATTGAAGGGATCTGCCGTAAAAATAATATTCCTTATAAAAAGTTCTCCAACCGCTCTGACGTAAAAGGCGGTTCCACTTTGGGAAGCATCTCTTCCGCCCTTCTTACCATGCGGACAGTCGATGCAGGCGTGCCCATACTTGCCATGCACTCAGCAAGGGAAGTTATGGGAGCTAAGGACCAGGAAGCCCTTGTGAAACTGGCAGAGGCATTTTTCCAGGCGTAA
- the glgA gene encoding glycogen synthase GlgA yields MKKILFVASEAVPFIKTGGLADVVGSLPKCFDKEYFDVRVMIPKYLCIKEELRNQMTYIDHFYMDYLGQNRYVGILQYVYDGITFYFIDNEEYYNGSRPYGEWYNDLEKFCFFSRAALSALPVIGFQPDVVHCHDWQTALIPVLLKDRFHDGEFFRNMKSIITIHNLKFQGVWDVKTIQKLTCLPDYYFSPDKLEAYKDGNLLKGGIVYADAITTVSDTYAEEIKMPFYGEGLDGLMRARAGNLRGIVNGIDYEEFDPETDQYIEKNYNLKNFRKEKVKNKQALQQELGLNQDEKKFMIGIVSRLTDQKGLDLIQCVIDELCSDDIQLVILGTGEERYENMFRHYAWKYQDKVSANIYYSEAMSHKVYAACDAFLMPSLFEPCGLSQLMALRYGTVPIVRETGGLKDTVEPYNEFENRGTGFSFSNYNAHEMLGIIRYAQGVYYDKKREWNKVIDRAMAKDYSWKISAMKYQELYDWLIGY; encoded by the coding sequence ATGAAGAAGATATTATTCGTTGCATCAGAGGCAGTACCTTTTATTAAAACAGGAGGTCTCGCAGATGTTGTGGGATCCCTTCCCAAGTGCTTCGATAAAGAGTATTTCGATGTAAGAGTCATGATTCCCAAATACCTGTGTATCAAGGAAGAACTGAGAAACCAGATGACCTATATTGATCATTTTTATATGGATTATCTGGGGCAGAACAGGTATGTGGGGATTCTTCAGTATGTTTATGACGGCATTACCTTTTACTTTATTGATAACGAAGAATATTATAACGGTTCCAGACCCTATGGGGAATGGTACAATGATCTGGAAAAGTTCTGCTTCTTCTCCAGAGCGGCTTTGTCAGCCCTTCCAGTTATCGGTTTCCAGCCGGATGTGGTTCACTGCCATGACTGGCAGACGGCCCTTATTCCTGTTTTATTAAAGGACCGGTTTCATGATGGGGAGTTTTTCCGGAACATGAAATCAATCATCACCATTCACAATTTAAAGTTCCAGGGAGTATGGGATGTAAAGACCATACAGAAGCTTACCTGTCTGCCGGATTATTATTTTTCGCCGGATAAGCTGGAGGCTTATAAGGATGGCAACCTGTTAAAGGGCGGCATTGTTTACGCCGATGCCATCACAACGGTCAGCGATACCTATGCGGAAGAGATTAAGATGCCGTTTTACGGGGAAGGGCTGGATGGCCTGATGCGTGCACGGGCAGGAAATCTCCGGGGAATTGTCAATGGCATTGATTATGAAGAGTTTGATCCGGAAACCGATCAGTATATTGAAAAGAACTATAATTTAAAGAATTTCCGCAAGGAAAAGGTGAAGAATAAGCAGGCTTTGCAGCAGGAGCTTGGACTGAATCAGGATGAGAAGAAGTTTATGATAGGTATCGTTTCCAGACTGACAGACCAGAAAGGACTGGATCTGATCCAGTGTGTGATCGATGAGCTGTGCAGCGATGATATCCAGCTTGTAATCCTTGGAACCGGGGAAGAACGGTATGAGAATATGTTCCGCCATTATGCGTGGAAATACCAGGATAAGGTTTCTGCCAATATTTATTATTCAGAGGCAATGTCCCATAAGGTTTACGCCGCATGTGATGCATTCCTTATGCCGTCCCTGTTTGAGCCATGCGGGCTGAGCCAGCTTATGGCTCTCCGGTACGGTACCGTACCTATTGTACGGGAAACCGGCGGTTTAAAGGATACGGTTGAGCCGTATAATGAATTTGAGAACCGGGGAACCGGCTTCTCCTTCTCCAATTATAACGCCCACGAGATGTTAGGAATCATCCGGTACGCACAAGGGGTTTACTACGATAAGAAGCGTGAGTGGAACAAGGTCATTGACCGCGCCATGGCAAAGGATTACTCATGGAAAATTTCAGCCATGAAATATCAGGAACTTTATGATTGGCTGATTGGCTATTAA
- a CDS encoding ASCH domain-containing protein, with protein sequence MNAEQMWNKFVAENQVIETEYQSWAFGAAADELAELVLRGIKTGTASAYPLYEKENESLPKKGDYSVILNSKNEAVCIIKTTKVYIVPFREVRGDHAGKEGEGDGSLEYWRKVHVEFFSKCMAEAGKLFDENMPVVCEEFELVYKP encoded by the coding sequence ATGAATGCAGAACAGATGTGGAATAAATTTGTGGCTGAAAATCAAGTCATAGAAACAGAATATCAATCATGGGCCTTTGGCGCTGCTGCCGATGAACTGGCAGAATTGGTATTGAGAGGCATTAAAACCGGAACAGCCTCAGCATATCCTTTATATGAAAAGGAGAATGAATCACTGCCAAAAAAAGGCGATTATAGTGTTATTCTTAATTCAAAGAATGAGGCGGTATGTATTATTAAAACAACGAAAGTTTATATCGTTCCATTTAGGGAAGTTCGTGGGGATCATGCCGGGAAAGAAGGCGAAGGCGATGGTTCGTTGGAATATTGGAGAAAGGTGCACGTTGAGTTTTTTAGCAAATGCATGGCTGAAGCCGGAAAATTATTTGATGAGAATATGCCTGTAGTATGCGAAGAATTTGAATTAGTATATAAACCATAA
- a CDS encoding Maf family protein: MNKIDKLVLASASPRRRELLAQIGITPEIEPSTIEENITTDVPEEAVMELSRQKAEDVASRQQAGTYVIGADTVVAAGGEILGKPVSHEDAYRMISLIEGKTHQVYTGVTLVYCGGHRNKVRTFVEKTDVHLYPMSDGEIRTYADSGEPMDKAGAYGIQGKFAAFIKGIDGDYNNVVGLPVGRVYQEMKQMFKEDRE; this comes from the coding sequence ATGAATAAGATAGACAAGCTTGTGCTGGCATCAGCTTCCCCAAGAAGGAGAGAGCTTCTGGCTCAGATCGGGATAACGCCGGAGATTGAGCCCAGCACCATAGAGGAGAATATCACCACAGACGTGCCGGAGGAGGCAGTGATGGAGCTGTCCCGCCAAAAGGCAGAAGACGTTGCCAGCCGCCAGCAGGCAGGGACATATGTCATTGGTGCGGACACCGTAGTTGCTGCTGGCGGTGAGATTCTGGGAAAGCCGGTCAGCCATGAAGATGCTTACCGGATGATCTCTTTGATTGAAGGAAAGACCCATCAGGTATACACAGGAGTCACCCTGGTGTATTGTGGAGGTCATAGGAATAAGGTGAGGACATTTGTGGAAAAGACGGATGTTCATCTCTATCCCATGTCTGACGGGGAGATAAGAACCTATGCTGACAGCGGGGAGCCTATGGACAAGGCCGGGGCCTATGGGATACAGGGAAAATTCGCAGCTTTTATTAAAGGGATTGACGGCGATTACAATAATGTAGTAGGATTGCCTGTAGGACGTGTGTACCAGGAGATGAAGCAGATGTTTAAGGAGGACAGGGAATGA
- a CDS encoding HAD family hydrolase, with protein MIKLIASDIDGTLVPDGGNELNPELYDVILKLRAKGIQFAAASGRQWLSIESIFEPIKEKVFYLSDNGAYVGLHGRRLYINPIERKTVMDMVQDVRKMEGLDVLICGPDVIYTETDNQEFLDWMVNGYRFHVKQVEDLTKVESEFIKVSVYRKTNVEAHTRTLREKYGDRLKMTLAGDMWLDCMRPGINKGQAVKLLQDSLGIKPEETMAFGDQLNDIEMLKQAYYSFAVGNAREEVKAVARFRTDTNVNDGVLKILKLL; from the coding sequence ATGATTAAACTGATTGCATCGGATATTGACGGGACTCTTGTGCCGGATGGAGGCAATGAACTGAATCCTGAGCTGTATGATGTAATTTTAAAGCTGCGGGCAAAGGGGATCCAGTTCGCCGCTGCCAGCGGACGCCAGTGGCTCAGCATTGAATCCATATTTGAACCCATTAAGGAAAAGGTGTTCTATCTTTCAGATAACGGTGCTTATGTAGGCTTACATGGAAGGCGATTATATATCAACCCCATTGAGCGTAAGACGGTTATGGACATGGTACAGGATGTACGGAAGATGGAGGGGCTTGATGTCCTGATCTGTGGACCCGATGTGATTTATACGGAGACAGACAATCAGGAATTTCTGGACTGGATGGTAAACGGTTACCGGTTCCATGTGAAGCAGGTGGAGGATTTGACCAAGGTGGAATCTGAATTCATCAAAGTTTCCGTGTACCGTAAGACAAATGTGGAGGCTCATACCAGAACCTTGAGGGAAAAATACGGGGACCGCCTTAAAATGACCTTGGCAGGTGATATGTGGCTGGACTGTATGAGACCGGGAATTAACAAAGGACAGGCCGTAAAGCTTCTTCAGGACAGCCTGGGGATCAAGCCGGAGGAGACCATGGCCTTTGGCGATCAGTTAAATGATATTGAGATGTTAAAGCAGGCGTATTACAGCTTTGCCGTAGGAAACGCCAGGGAAGAGGTAAAGGCCGTTGCCAGATTTCGGACGGACACTAACGTAAACGATGGGGTCCTGAAAATACTGAAGCTGCTTTAA
- the spoIVB gene encoding SpoIVB peptidase, with amino-acid sequence MGKNRIHKLIVRAFWVSLIFCIGFSWFYMKRVIPDKLNIVAQEEEQFHFSMPFDVTLSSDSEEVVLNNGSNIPSDKIHLQVNQPFSLYSENQGSYKLGLKLFGWIQLKDIQVNVVDTKYAVPCGTPIGIYLKSDGIMVIGTGDVTKSDGMVVEPAFGVLQSGDYIEAINGTPLKDKETLMNELGKIGSSEAVLKVRRNGDTIDVKMNPTEAEDGTYKLGVWVRDDTQGIGTMTYVDMNGQFGALGHGISDSDTGNVVQITDGALYETAILGIEKGTFGKPGVMSGIIYYGPGSTLGTITANTEEGIFGNVNERFKQSMGQDAIPIGYRQDVKKGTAYIRSDVSGKVRDYEIEIQRVDYSTTHKSKGMVIKVTDPDLLALTGGIVQGMSGSPIMQDGKLIGAVTHVFIQDSTRGYGIFIENMINH; translated from the coding sequence ATGGGAAAAAATAGAATTCATAAACTTATAGTAAGAGCGTTCTGGGTCAGCCTGATCTTTTGCATCGGATTTTCCTGGTTCTATATGAAGCGGGTAATTCCCGATAAGTTAAATATCGTTGCACAGGAAGAAGAGCAGTTTCATTTCTCCATGCCTTTTGATGTGACGCTGTCTTCCGACAGCGAGGAAGTGGTATTAAATAACGGATCAAATATTCCTTCCGATAAGATCCACCTTCAGGTAAACCAGCCATTTTCCCTGTATTCGGAAAACCAGGGAAGCTATAAGCTGGGGCTAAAACTCTTTGGCTGGATCCAGTTAAAGGACATACAGGTGAATGTAGTAGATACCAAATATGCCGTTCCTTGCGGCACTCCCATTGGAATCTACTTAAAATCTGACGGCATCATGGTAATTGGTACCGGAGATGTAACAAAATCTGACGGAATGGTTGTGGAACCGGCTTTTGGGGTCCTGCAATCAGGAGATTACATTGAGGCCATTAATGGAACCCCTTTAAAAGACAAGGAAACTCTGATGAATGAGCTTGGTAAGATAGGCTCCTCCGAAGCAGTGTTAAAAGTCAGACGGAACGGAGACACCATTGATGTAAAAATGAATCCTACGGAAGCGGAAGACGGAACCTACAAGCTGGGAGTCTGGGTCAGGGATGACACCCAGGGAATCGGTACCATGACTTATGTGGATATGAACGGACAGTTCGGCGCATTGGGCCATGGAATCAGTGACAGTGATACCGGTAATGTGGTCCAGATTACTGATGGGGCTCTTTATGAAACAGCGATTCTTGGAATTGAAAAGGGAACCTTTGGAAAGCCGGGAGTGATGAGCGGCATCATTTATTATGGACCTGGCTCAACTCTGGGAACCATTACCGCCAATACAGAAGAAGGAATATTTGGAAATGTAAACGAGAGATTTAAGCAGAGTATGGGACAGGATGCTATTCCCATTGGTTACCGGCAGGATGTGAAGAAGGGAACCGCCTACATCCGCAGCGATGTGTCCGGAAAGGTGCGGGATTATGAGATTGAGATCCAGCGTGTGGATTATTCCACCACTCATAAAAGCAAAGGAATGGTGATTAAGGTCACGGATCCCGACCTTTTGGCCCTGACCGGCGGAATCGTACAGGGTATGTCAGGAAGCCCGATTATGCAGGATGGAAAGCTGATAGGAGCCGTAACCCATGTGTTTATCCAGGACTCAACAAGAGGGTATGGGATATTTATCGAAAACATGATCAATCACTGA
- a CDS encoding HD family phosphohydrolase: protein MENMHLTREEKEEVIRWAEDSSWVEREDYCEDTDYMDCVRDIIDSPIFQSMDNYMQHGDTTCKAHCIKVSYMGYCICRKKGWDYKAVARAGLLHDLFLYDWHTHAKETGEHFHGYTHPRTALNNAVKYFELTEKEKDMILRHMWPLTPIPPKSLEGMVIIYSDKFCGLIETMARIKRWILFGFGKKSAA, encoded by the coding sequence ATGGAAAACATGCATTTGACCCGGGAAGAAAAAGAAGAAGTGATCCGATGGGCAGAAGATTCTTCCTGGGTAGAACGGGAAGATTATTGTGAAGATACGGATTATATGGACTGTGTCAGGGACATTATAGATAGTCCAATATTTCAGTCCATGGACAATTATATGCAGCACGGAGACACTACCTGTAAGGCCCACTGCATTAAGGTATCCTATATGGGATACTGCATCTGCAGAAAAAAGGGCTGGGATTATAAAGCAGTCGCAAGAGCCGGTCTCCTTCATGACTTGTTTTTGTATGACTGGCATACCCATGCAAAGGAAACCGGGGAGCACTTCCATGGTTATACTCATCCCCGGACTGCATTGAATAATGCAGTAAAATATTTTGAACTTACAGAAAAAGAGAAAGATATGATTTTACGCCATATGTGGCCGCTGACGCCCATTCCCCCAAAAAGTCTTGAGGGAATGGTGATCATTTATTCGGATAAATTTTGCGGCCTGATCGAAACAATGGCCAGGATCAAGCGTTGGATCTTATTTGGATTTGGAAAGAAAAGCGCTGCATAA
- the spo0A gene encoding sporulation transcription factor Spo0A, with protein sequence MSEISIAIADDNLQTLNLLNDILEGEEDFHVVGRADNGEDAYNMILKTSPDVVLLDVIMPRMDGISVMERVRGNGAVTKIPSFIMVTAAGSENITEDAFRMGANYYIMKPFNKDIIVDKVRRVGQRKSKASSLQGMKKVKPYVNKTEYMEQNLENDVTQMLHEIGIPAHIKGYQYLRDAIVISVQDQEMLTSVTKILYPSIAKKHQTTPSRVERAIRHAIEVAWSRGKMDTINELFGYTVSTGKGKPTNSEFIALIADKIRLDYKKLS encoded by the coding sequence ATGTCAGAAATTAGTATTGCGATTGCAGATGATAACCTGCAGACATTGAATCTGCTGAATGATATACTGGAGGGAGAGGAGGATTTTCACGTCGTAGGAAGAGCGGATAATGGCGAAGACGCTTATAACATGATCCTCAAAACAAGTCCTGATGTTGTCTTATTGGATGTGATTATGCCGAGAATGGACGGAATATCGGTAATGGAGCGGGTGCGCGGAAATGGCGCTGTTACAAAGATTCCGTCGTTTATCATGGTCACAGCGGCAGGAAGCGAGAATATTACTGAAGATGCTTTCCGAATGGGGGCAAATTACTACATAATGAAACCGTTTAATAAGGACATTATCGTCGATAAGGTACGAAGGGTAGGACAGAGAAAGTCGAAGGCGTCCAGCCTTCAGGGGATGAAAAAAGTAAAACCCTATGTCAATAAAACGGAGTATATGGAACAGAATCTGGAAAATGATGTAACCCAGATGCTACATGAAATAGGAATTCCGGCACATATTAAGGGATATCAGTATTTGAGGGATGCCATTGTGATCTCCGTACAGGATCAGGAAATGCTTACCTCTGTCACAAAGATACTTTATCCATCCATTGCAAAGAAACATCAGACAACTCCCAGCAGAGTGGAGCGGGCCATTCGTCATGCCATAGAGGTGGCCTGGAGCAGGGGAAAGATGGATACGATCAATGAATTGTTTGGATATACCGTAAGTACCGGCAAAGGAAAGCCTACAAATTCCGAATTTATTGCTTTAATTGCTGATAAGATAAGACTGGACTATAAAAAACTTTCCTAA
- a CDS encoding putative ABC transporter permease, translated as MSIYHRINCFFLFSFLGYLLECSVLSYENKRPVLNRGFGHGPFCIIYGFGATGAMILLKPLAGNPVHLYFASMAMATFMELLTAHMMIKLFGSFWWDYSRKLFNYKGIICLESSIAWGFLGIFYFRFLNGFVNQMAGMIPENFERLVAMSLLIFYLADFIYTMRLQLRGDCDDDDTSMIGRLKVY; from the coding sequence ATGTCAATTTATCATAGGATAAACTGTTTTTTCCTATTCAGTTTTCTTGGATACCTTCTTGAATGTTCCGTACTAAGCTATGAGAATAAGAGGCCTGTGCTGAATCGTGGATTTGGCCACGGACCGTTCTGCATTATCTATGGATTTGGCGCAACGGGAGCGATGATACTGCTTAAGCCTTTGGCAGGCAATCCGGTTCATCTTTACTTTGCCTCTATGGCTATGGCAACCTTTATGGAGCTTTTAACAGCTCATATGATGATAAAGCTGTTCGGTTCATTCTGGTGGGATTACAGCCGGAAGCTGTTTAATTACAAAGGGATCATCTGTCTGGAAAGCAGCATTGCATGGGGATTTTTAGGGATTTTCTATTTCCGGTTCCTTAATGGATTTGTCAATCAGATGGCAGGAATGATTCCGGAGAATTTTGAGCGGTTGGTGGCAATGAGCCTTTTGATTTTTTATTTGGCTGATTTCATATACACCATGAGACTGCAGCTTCGGGGTGATTGTGACGATGATGATACGTCCATGATCGGGCGTTTGAAAGTATATTAA
- a CDS encoding DUF5721 family protein gives MIALKIEDLKLFTSKLFVGEVFDQFLAKEAVIVTFNTFTIDGTIRSGYYSKDEMEERNIGQLSDWAMMKPFCFSLIKGKRLPVSFRIILQMSKEGTERFLASRQIAFTPDQVNGLYINIRYEEDKLTCVTGTSVSVFTLDKTLDEEWDQAFKGFLKQNEIPFLEE, from the coding sequence ATGATCGCACTGAAAATTGAGGACCTCAAGCTCTTTACCTCCAAGCTGTTCGTGGGGGAAGTGTTTGACCAGTTCCTTGCAAAGGAAGCTGTTATTGTTACTTTTAATACATTTACCATAGACGGAACCATACGTTCCGGCTATTACTCCAAAGATGAAATGGAGGAAAGGAACATCGGACAGCTTTCTGACTGGGCCATGATGAAGCCTTTTTGTTTTTCATTAATTAAAGGAAAGAGACTTCCCGTCAGTTTCCGGATCATCCTGCAGATGTCAAAGGAAGGAACAGAGCGCTTTCTTGCATCACGCCAGATTGCCTTTACACCCGACCAGGTGAATGGGCTGTACATCAATATCCGTTATGAGGAAGATAAGCTTACCTGCGTGACAGGAACTTCGGTTTCTGTCTTTACTCTGGATAAGACCCTGGATGAGGAATGGGACCAGGCCTTTAAGGGGTTTTTAAAGCAAAATGAGATTCCATTTTTGGAAGAATAG
- a CDS encoding peptidylprolyl isomerase: MKGQFKSVGKVLLAAAAAIVLLSGCRANIPLVSESFETKAYTLPQSMVIVATERNRYQQIYTNQIWGVDLPGGQTFETYLVDQVKEFLQEMKMMNLLAKNKGITLTSAEKEEVRKASEEYYSSLTKEDISYMGATETDVRTMYEEYCLSNKVVDELTKDMNLEISDSEAKVIQVDQIVMSDGAAASEVLLKAETEGADFSSLAREYSENPVITRNVGRGENPGPYEEAAFSLTAGQISQVVEDKDKYYIIHCVNDYDEDATQERKAGLYRKRKREAFDQIYSQFKKENPVTFSNEIWKDVKFSKDDRTTATNFFEIYKKYFSD; this comes from the coding sequence ATGAAAGGTCAATTTAAGAGTGTGGGAAAAGTCCTTCTGGCTGCTGCAGCGGCAATCGTCCTGCTATCCGGGTGCAGGGCTAATATCCCCCTTGTTTCTGAATCCTTTGAGACAAAGGCGTATACGCTGCCCCAATCCATGGTGATCGTAGCCACAGAGAGGAACCGGTATCAGCAGATTTATACCAACCAGATCTGGGGAGTGGACTTGCCAGGCGGACAGACCTTTGAAACCTATCTGGTGGATCAGGTGAAGGAATTTCTCCAGGAAATGAAGATGATGAATCTTCTGGCAAAGAACAAGGGAATCACCCTGACCAGCGCCGAAAAGGAAGAAGTCCGTAAGGCATCGGAAGAATATTATTCTTCCCTGACCAAGGAAGATATCTCCTACATGGGAGCCACAGAAACGGATGTGCGGACTATGTATGAAGAATATTGCCTATCCAATAAGGTTGTGGATGAACTGACAAAGGACATGAATCTGGAAATCAGCGACAGCGAAGCCAAGGTGATCCAGGTGGATCAGATCGTTATGTCCGATGGGGCTGCGGCTTCTGAGGTGCTTTTAAAGGCAGAGACTGAGGGAGCCGATTTTTCCTCACTTGCCAGAGAATATTCGGAGAATCCGGTCATAACGCGAAATGTGGGCAGAGGGGAAAATCCAGGTCCCTATGAGGAGGCTGCCTTTTCCCTTACAGCAGGCCAGATCAGTCAGGTGGTGGAGGATAAGGACAAATATTATATTATCCACTGCGTAAACGATTATGACGAAGACGCCACTCAGGAGCGGAAAGCCGGGCTGTACCGGAAACGGAAGAGAGAGGCCTTTGATCAAATCTATTCCCAGTTTAAGAAAGAAAATCCGGTCACCTTCAGCAATGAGATATGGAAGGATGTAAAATTCTCCAAAGATGACAGGACAACTGCCACGAACTTTTTTGAAATATATAAGAAGTATTTTTCTGACTAA
- a CDS encoding divergent PAP2 family protein: MTFWEDILGNQVLITAVAGWLVAQILKTIIDLALNKNFNPERLVGSGGMPSSHSSTVCALTTAAIYRYGVGSFEFAVCFVLSMIVMYDAMGVRRETGKQAKLLNSILLENPFEFSGEILQEKLKEYVGHTPLQVAAGAILGILLALFMAQYY, translated from the coding sequence ATGACATTTTGGGAAGATATACTTGGGAATCAGGTTTTGATTACTGCAGTTGCCGGTTGGCTGGTGGCACAGATATTAAAGACGATCATTGACCTGGCCCTTAACAAAAACTTTAATCCGGAGAGGCTTGTGGGATCTGGGGGAATGCCCAGTTCCCATTCCTCAACGGTATGTGCATTGACGACCGCCGCCATTTACCGCTATGGCGTCGGTTCTTTTGAGTTTGCGGTCTGCTTTGTCCTATCCATGATTGTCATGTATGATGCCATGGGGGTGCGCAGGGAAACGGGTAAGCAGGCCAAACTGCTAAACAGCATCCTGCTGGAAAATCCATTTGAGTTTAGTGGGGAGATATTACAGGAAAAGCTTAAGGAATATGTAGGACATACTCCTCTTCAGGTAGCGGCAGGAGCAATTTTAGGAATCCTGCTTGCGCTTTTTATGGCCCAGTATTATTAG